A single region of the Lycium barbarum isolate Lr01 chromosome 2, ASM1917538v2, whole genome shotgun sequence genome encodes:
- the LOC132626556 gene encoding inactive LRR receptor-like serine/threonine-protein kinase BIR2, translating to MLSHNKLSGNIPPEFSSLGRLKTFSVANNQLSGRIPAAFDDEDSNNFNFEGNSLCGGPLGKCGGLSKKNLAIIIAAGVFGAAASMLLAFGVWYWFFTKAGKRKRGYGIGRNDSGSLAERLRAHKLTQVMLFQKPLVKVKLADLLIATNGFSADNVINSTRMSTTYNAVLRDGSALAIKRLNSCKLSERQFRDEMNRLGQLRHPNLVPLLGFCVVEEEKLLVYKHLSNGTLLGYQLSKHVTYHVYCYSCECILFFGTRLRLKIYVSITRPSIENG from the coding sequence atGCTTAGTCATAACAAGCTTTCTGGAAATATTCCACCTGAATTTTCTAGTTTAGGTAGGTTGAAAACTTTCTCTGTGGCGAATAATCAACTTTCTGGTAGAATTCCAGCAGCTTTTGATGATGAGGATTCGAATAACTTTAACTTTGAAGGGAATAGTCTATGTGGTGGACCTTTAGGGAAATGTGGAGGACTAAGTAAGAAAAACTTAGCTATTATTATTGCTGCTGGGGTGTTTGGCGCTGCTGCTTCGATGTTGTTGGCATTTGGTGTGTGGTATTGGTTCTTTACGAAGGCTGGGAAGAGGAAGAGAGGGTATGGAATTGGGAGAAACGATTCGGGTAGTTTGGCTGAGAGGTTGAGGGCTCATAAGCTTACTCAGGTTATGTTGTTCCAGAAACCTCTTGTTAAGGTTAAGTTAGCAGATTTGTTGATTGCCACGAATGGTTTTAGTGCGGACAATGTTATCAACTCGACTAGAATGAGTACTACTTATAATGCTGTGTTACGTGATGGTTCAGCACTTGCCATTAAGCGGCTTAATAGTTGCAAACTGAGTGAAAGGCAGTTTCGGGATGAGATGAATAGGTTAGGGCAACTTAGGCATCCTAATTTGGTACCACTTTTGGggttttgtgttgttgaagaGGAGAAGCTTTTGGTTTATAAGCACCTGTCGAATGGTACTTTGTTAGGTTACCAGCTTAGCAAACATGTGACCTATCATGTCTATTGTTATTCTTGTGAATGTATTCTTTTTTTTGGCACTCGCTTAAGGCTCAAAATTTATGTATCTATAACACGTCCCAGTATTGAAAACGGTTAG
- the LOC132628609 gene encoding uncharacterized protein LOC132628609 yields the protein MVVTMVYAKCSDVERIQLWDSLYLLANNMTALWLVGGDFNVILNEEEKIGGLPVLPQEYEDFAFCLNSCKLHEMPFKGSPFTWWNGRAANDCIFKRLDRIVYNDALQNWFGQLEVEHLSRTGSDHAPLLQWETALTDDVFLSFKLKMKKLKIALSTWSKNTFGDIFKQLVIREEIVKIKEQLFEETPSAENRMVMQRAQAELKLYIHYEEEFWRQKARMDCFSEGDRNTRYFHSLIEDVDSVAAQAVNFFHKQFTHEGVSEDSPIFHHIQEQIKEEDNIPLTAQPTMEEVKRALFELNGDSACGPDGFSGIFYQKCWEVIKVDVYSVVKAFFEGQTLPKSITHTNLVLLPKKNIVEAFSDMRPISLSNFISKVISRVVHDRLDKLLTKRGKPANVVIKLDMAKAYDRVSWLYLCKVMGKMGFSSFFIDLIWRLLANNWYSVLLNSQAHGFFHSTRGVKQGDPLSPALFIIAAEGLLRALNSLFDQPGFVGYGMPKWSADLNHLAYEDDTIIFSSADNQSLQMIMNTLQEYEKVSGQLINKSKSSFYMFSKVSHEVSQQVAIVTGFVRGQFPFTYLGVPITHSRKRKVDYTELLKKVKDRFFWNNKEEGRCRHWAAWLNMCIPKHEGGLGFKSIHDTSKALCAKLWWKFRTTSSLWANFMWNKYCKKQIPQLVQWKGGSQLGALSYVVPQSWHINEHAKDVSELMADGRWNANKLMQMFPEDIVQHILQEIDIKCASNEWDRPWWMMKSTDRDNKPSIHVWRFGCKGMEILQYGGWIELELCSGNPGPSSAAFCIRNEEGALVYAASKMLTDRTNIVAEAEAIRMGLSHCVEKQFFPLIIETDSMTMKMILNTEWKVPWSISMLVEDIRRMMEDQIVQFSFIVFRNYPVKLRGF from the exons ATGGTGGTTACAATGGTGTATGCTAAATGTTCAGATGTGGAGAGAATTCAGTTGTGGGACAGTTTATACCTCTTGGCTAATAATATGACAGCTCTTTGGCTGgttggaggtgatttcaatgttaTACTAAATGAAGAAGAGAAAATAGGAGGTCTACCAGTTTTGCCACAAGAATATGAAGACTTTGCCTTTTGTCTGAATTCCTGTAAGTTGCATGAGATGCCTTTCAAAGGGAGTCctttcacatggtggaatggtagggctgCTAATGACTGTATATTTAAGAGATTGGACAGGATTGTATATAATGATGCACTTCAGAATTGGTTTGGACAATTAGAAGTGGAACATCTGTCAAGGACTGGTTCTGACCATGCACCATTACTT CAATGGGAAACAGCCTTAACAGATGATGTATTTCTGTCATTTAAGCTCAAAATGAAGAAACTGAAAATAGCTTTAAGCACATGGAGTAAGAATACTTTTGGggacatttttaaacaacttgTTATCAGAGAGGAAATAGTTAAGATTAAAGAGCAATTGTTTGAAGAAACTCCATCAGCAGAAAATAGAatggtcatgcaaagggcacaagcTGAACTTAAATTGTATATTCACTATGAGGAGgaattctggaggcaaaaagcCAGGATGGATTGTTTTTCAGAAGGTGATAGGAATACCAGATATTTCCATAGTCtg ATTGAGGATGTTGATAGTGTTGCTGCTCAAGCTGTCAACTTTTTCCATAAGCAATTTACTCATGAGGGGGTTAGTGAAGATTCTCCAATTTTTCATCATATTCAAGAGCAGATCAAAGAGGAGGATAATATACCACTTACTGCTCAACCTACTATGGAGGAAGTAAAGAGGgctttatttgaattaaatggggACAGTGCTTGTGGCCCTGATGGATTTTCTGGTatattttatcagaagtgttgggaggtgatAAAGGTTGATGTATATAGTGTTGTTAAAGCTTTCTTTGAAGGACAAACTCTTCCCAAATCCATCACTCACACTAATCTGGTTTTGTTACCAAAGAAAAATATTGTTGAGGCATTTtctgatatgagacctataagtcTTAGCAACTTTATCAGTAAGGTCATATCAAGAGTAGTTCATGACAGGCTAGACAAGCTACTTACAAAG agaggaaaaccagcaaatgttgTGATCAAGTTAGATATGgcaaaagcatatgatagggtctcatgGTTGTACCTTTGTAAAGTGATGGGAAAGATGGGATTTTCTTCCTTTTTCATTGATCTTATATGGAGActgttggcaaataattggtattctgttCTCCTAAATAGCCAGGCACATGGTTTCTTCCATTCTACAAGGGGAGTCAAGCAAGGGGATCCACTTTCTCCTGCTCTTTTCATTATTGCTGCAGAGGGTCTTTTAAGGGCACTAAATTCTTTATTTGATCAGCCTGGTTTTGTTGggtatgggatgccaaagtggagtgctgaTTTGAATCACCTGGCATATGAAGATGATACAATCATCTTTTCTTCAGCAGATAACCAATCATTACAGATGATCATGAATACTCTACAGGAATATGAGAAGGTATCTGGACAGCtgataaacaagagcaaaagttccttttatatgttcagcaAAGTATCACATGAGGTTAGTCAGCAGGTTGCAATTGTTACAGGATTTGTGAGAGGacaatttccttttacatatcttggagtaccAATTACTCATTCCAGAAAAAGGAAAGTGGATTATACTGAATTATTGAAGAAAGTCAAAGACAG gttcttttggaataataaggaggaaGGTAGATGCAGACACTGGGCAGCTTGGCTTAACATGTGTATTCCCAAACATGAAGGTGGGTTGGGATTCAAATCTATTCATGACACATCCAAAGCTTTATGTGCTAAACTatggtggaagtttagaaccactagttcACTATGGGCCAATTTCATGTGGAATAAGTACTGCAAAAAACAAATCCCTCAACTGGTTCAATGGAAGGGAGGGTCAcaa CTAGGTGCTCTTAGTTATGTGGTTCCCCAGTCCTGGCACATCAATGAGCATGCTAAAGATGTTTCTGAACTTATGGCAGATGGAAGATGGAATGCCAACAAACTCATGCAGATGTTTCCTGAAGATATTGTGCAGCATATATTACAGGAAATTGACATTAAATGtgcatcaaatgaatgggatagaccttggtggatgatgaAAAGCACAG ATAGAGACAATAAACCATCTATTCATGTGTGGAGATTTGGCTGCAAAGGTATGGAGATACTTCAATATGGGGGCTGGATTGAGCTTGAATTGTGTTCAG gaaatccaggtCCAAGTTCTGCTGCCTTTTGTATAAGAAATGAAGAGGGAGCATTGGTGTATGCAGCTTCTAAAATGTTGACAGATAgaacaaatattgtggctgaggctGAAGCTATTAGAATGGGACTGAGCCACTGTGTAGAAAAGCAGTTTTTTCCATTGATCATAGAGACtgattccatgaccatgaagaTGATCTTAAATACTGAATGGAAGGTCCCTTGGAGCATTTCAATGTTGGTGGAGGATATAAGGAGGATGATGGAGGATCAAATA gttcagttcagtttcatagTTTTCAGGAATTACCCAGTCAAGCTAAGAGGATTCTGA